A region of uncultured Carboxylicivirga sp. DNA encodes the following proteins:
- a CDS encoding TraB/GumN family protein, whose product MKKLLALTLFVFLISLSYGQNSLLWEISGNGLEKPSYLFGTIHVICPDDFFMPEQTSEKLNSCEQLMLEMDITDPTVLQTVQQGMMNPQMKNLKSDLSEEDQEILNKVLTQTLGVGIDQLGILKPWALSTMLSVKLALNCEQPAQYEMEFSKMAGEAKLPLVSLETATEQIAIFENIPYEKQLELLMDGIKNKDEDKALFVEMVAAYKNQDINALYKYILEEGEMEDFSEFLLDNRNVKWIPVIAKTINAKPSFIAVGAGHLAGEKGLIQLLRKEGYMVEPVQ is encoded by the coding sequence ATGAAGAAATTACTAGCATTAACCCTTTTTGTATTTTTAATTAGCCTTTCGTACGGGCAAAATTCATTGCTGTGGGAGATTAGTGGCAATGGACTTGAAAAACCTTCGTATCTTTTTGGAACCATTCATGTTATTTGTCCCGATGATTTTTTTATGCCCGAGCAGACATCAGAAAAGCTGAACAGTTGTGAACAACTGATGTTGGAAATGGATATAACGGATCCTACGGTTTTACAAACAGTTCAGCAAGGAATGATGAATCCCCAAATGAAGAATCTAAAGAGTGATCTTTCGGAAGAAGATCAGGAAATACTTAATAAAGTACTTACGCAAACCCTGGGTGTTGGAATTGATCAGCTGGGAATACTTAAACCCTGGGCTTTATCAACCATGTTAAGTGTAAAACTGGCGTTAAATTGCGAACAGCCTGCGCAATATGAGATGGAGTTTTCTAAAATGGCCGGTGAAGCCAAACTTCCTTTGGTAAGCCTTGAAACAGCAACAGAGCAAATTGCCATTTTTGAAAATATACCCTACGAAAAACAGCTAGAACTACTAATGGATGGTATTAAAAATAAGGATGAAGACAAGGCTTTATTTGTTGAGATGGTAGCAGCTTATAAAAACCAGGATATTAATGCTTTGTACAAATACATACTGGAAGAAGGTGAGATGGAGGATTTTAGTGAATTCTTGCTGGATAACAGAAATGTGAAATGGATTCCTGTTATTGCAAAAACAATCAATGCCAAACCAAGTTTTATAGCTGTTGGTGCAGGGCATCTTGCAGGAGAGAAAGGACTGATACAACTTCTAAGAAAAGAAGGATACATGGTTGAACCGGTTCAATAA
- a CDS encoding MBL fold metallo-hydrolase, producing MKIINVIENKSHDQQILCEHGLSTYLEVNNKAVLFDVGQSDKFILNAHALGIDLKNIDYVILSHGHYDHTGGLPSFLKINSKAKVIMHTHSFKERFSRSANMIKSNGIPWKEEWKSFADRIQFIDKSVEPFPDFWVIANLTSAGQTPILNQRLVVKNENEYMPDAFEDEVVVVAKENDRTALLSGCAHNGIVNITETIKSQLGIDHYSFIGGGLHLNGRSEKEVKKVIEGLKTISVDQWGLNHCTGDEAITLFEQFFHHKVITFNSGARIEF from the coding sequence GTGAAAATAATAAATGTCATCGAAAACAAAAGTCACGATCAACAGATCCTCTGCGAACACGGATTATCAACCTATCTGGAAGTGAATAACAAAGCTGTGCTGTTCGATGTCGGTCAGTCTGATAAGTTTATTCTCAATGCTCACGCTTTAGGAATTGATTTAAAAAACATTGATTACGTCATTCTTAGTCATGGCCATTATGATCATACCGGTGGCTTGCCCTCCTTCTTAAAGATCAATTCAAAAGCTAAGGTAATAATGCATACCCATTCTTTTAAGGAGCGATTCTCACGGTCAGCCAACATGATTAAATCAAATGGAATTCCCTGGAAAGAAGAGTGGAAGAGCTTTGCTGATCGCATTCAATTTATTGACAAATCAGTGGAGCCATTTCCTGATTTCTGGGTAATTGCCAACTTAACCAGCGCAGGTCAAACCCCTATATTAAACCAGCGTTTGGTAGTTAAAAATGAAAATGAGTATATGCCGGATGCATTCGAAGATGAAGTGGTAGTGGTTGCGAAAGAAAATGACCGCACGGCTTTGTTAAGCGGCTGTGCGCACAACGGCATTGTAAATATTACTGAAACCATTAAATCTCAACTGGGCATTGATCATTATAGTTTTATAGGGGGTGGATTACACTTAAACGGAAGATCAGAAAAAGAAGTTAAAAAAGTAATTGAAGGATTAAAAACCATTAGTGTTGATCAGTGGGGTTTAAATCACTGTACAGGTGATGAGGCTATTACATTATTTGAACAATTTTTTCATCATAAGGTTATAACCTTTAATAGTGGCGCACGTATCGAATTCTGA
- a CDS encoding ATP-binding protein, which produces MGRQESNIGIDSLKNRIVNISLVIGGLMYATAFALSFSDVPNYFNKLNYIVNTVTLSLVVSTAFFRKRLNLKIKSAILIFALVTAVILHVAWLGIYSEYLPLIIMVPFFSSMAFSVKRSVIIFLSTIITVALLGLLHVSGYLAVRDFDLERYSHIQTWILALLVLAFVSISILIILTQFNSSFYRLLQDLKQKNRSIAFSEQSYREIFNSSTDAIFKMDYQGNIEDVNDAMLEMYGYIREEIQFIDWKELNKNKEGYGYEEVKHFFKEVIENGSTVFEWLSSKRNGETFWIEVSMKKARILGQHKLLAVVRDIDEKKKTQIQLDNYRNRLEDLVQERTIALHRANDELTRINGDLIYQKEELRTALEELKSAHEKLLRSEKMATLGVLSAGIAHEVNSPLQYIQAGSLGLEAYFEDNYNDIPEEINILLNSINEGVSRSADIVASLNQFSRQKNEKTEHFNIHTIIDNCLNILSNKIKHRIEIERQFYYEPIIISGNEGQLHQVIINILNNAAQAITKEGKIIIKTLVENDKAQLIFIDSGKGISPEDINRLTEPFFTTKPSGEGTGLGLSITQKIIEEHNGQLLFESELGMGTTVRISLPL; this is translated from the coding sequence ATGGGGAGACAAGAATCAAATATCGGGATTGATTCTCTAAAAAACCGTATTGTAAATATTTCATTGGTTATTGGGGGATTGATGTATGCCACTGCTTTTGCGCTTAGCTTTAGCGATGTGCCAAACTATTTTAATAAACTGAACTACATAGTAAATACAGTTACGTTATCTCTTGTAGTATCAACTGCTTTTTTTAGGAAAAGACTTAACCTGAAAATTAAATCAGCCATTCTGATATTTGCACTGGTAACAGCTGTGATACTGCATGTTGCATGGCTTGGCATTTATTCAGAGTATCTGCCATTGATTATCATGGTACCCTTCTTTTCATCCATGGCGTTTAGCGTTAAACGTTCTGTCATTATCTTTTTAAGTACCATTATCACCGTGGCTTTATTGGGTCTGTTACACGTTAGTGGTTATCTCGCAGTAAGAGATTTCGACCTTGAACGCTACTCTCATATTCAGACATGGATTCTGGCCCTTCTGGTTTTAGCATTTGTATCCATTTCTATTTTAATTATTCTTACACAATTTAATAGTTCATTTTATCGCCTGCTTCAAGACCTGAAGCAGAAAAACAGAAGTATTGCTTTTAGCGAACAGAGTTATCGCGAGATATTTAATTCATCAACCGATGCCATCTTCAAAATGGACTACCAGGGAAATATCGAAGATGTAAACGATGCCATGCTTGAGATGTATGGTTATATCAGAGAAGAAATACAGTTTATAGACTGGAAAGAACTAAATAAGAATAAAGAAGGGTATGGTTATGAAGAAGTAAAACATTTTTTTAAGGAAGTAATCGAAAACGGAAGTACTGTTTTCGAATGGCTTTCAAGCAAAAGAAATGGAGAAACATTCTGGATAGAAGTATCAATGAAAAAAGCCAGAATTCTTGGTCAACATAAATTATTGGCTGTTGTAAGAGATATTGATGAAAAGAAAAAAACACAAATACAGTTGGATAATTACAGAAACCGACTGGAAGATTTAGTACAAGAAAGAACTATTGCCTTGCACCGGGCCAATGATGAACTAACCAGAATCAACGGAGATCTGATTTACCAAAAAGAGGAATTAAGAACTGCTCTTGAAGAGTTAAAGAGTGCACATGAAAAGCTGTTAAGATCGGAGAAAATGGCAACATTAGGTGTTCTGTCAGCTGGCATAGCCCACGAAGTAAACAGTCCTTTACAATACATACAGGCCGGTTCATTAGGTTTAGAAGCCTATTTTGAAGACAATTACAATGATATTCCTGAAGAAATTAACATTCTTCTGAATTCAATTAATGAAGGTGTAAGCCGATCGGCTGATATTGTTGCCAGTTTAAATCAATTCAGCAGACAAAAAAATGAGAAAACAGAACATTTCAATATTCACACCATCATTGATAACTGTTTAAATATCCTTTCGAATAAAATAAAGCATAGAATTGAAATTGAAAGACAATTCTATTATGAACCTATTATTATTTCGGGTAACGAAGGGCAGCTGCACCAGGTAATAATCAACATTTTAAACAATGCCGCTCAGGCTATTACCAAAGAAGGTAAGATTATCATTAAAACATTAGTTGAGAATGATAAAGCACAGTTGATCTTTATTGACAGCGGTAAAGGCATAAGTCCTGAGGATATCAACCGATTAACCGAACCATTCTTCACAACCAAGCCATCGGGTGAAGGAACTGGTTTAGGATTATCAATAACTCAAAAGATTATTGAGGAACACAATGGTCAGTTACTTTTCGAATCTGAATTGGGCATGGGAACAACCGTTCGAATTTCATTACCTCTTTAA